The Falco naumanni isolate bFalNau1 chromosome 1, bFalNau1.pat, whole genome shotgun sequence genome window below encodes:
- the GALR2 gene encoding galanin receptor type 2: MNGSAAGSEEGWQPESVIIPLVYLLIFLVGTVGNCLVLAVLLRNGQVKNTTNLFILNLGVADLCFILFCVPFQATIYTLEGWVFGPFMCKAVHFFIYLTMYASSFTLATVSLDRYLAIRYPLHSRELRTPRNALMAICFIWGLSFIFSGPYLSYYKEFQLANLTVCHPIWEISQRKVMDICTFVFSYIIPVLILSLTYMLTIRYLWRSVDPLQDMSESKKAKRKVTRMIIIVAVLFCLCWLPHHLVILCVWFGYFPLNHTTYVLRILSHLLSYANSCVNPIVYALVSKHFRQGFKKIFICLLHKKAANKVHMVQVTNTVSALEAELSEVTHTSAALPSCSSVHCKVTAQPWGEAELVGHQQKADGGSITFNIT, encoded by the exons ATGAACGGCTCGGCGGCAGGCTCGGAGGAGGGCTGGCAGCCCGAGTCGGTGATCATCCCCCTGGTGTACCTCCTCATCTTCCTCGTGGGCACGGTGGGCAACTGCCTGGTCCTGGCCGTGCTGCTGCGCAATGGGCAGGTGAAGAACACCACCAACCTCTTCATCCTCAACCTGGGGGTGGCCGACCTCTGCTTCATCCTCTTCTGCGTCCCCTTCCAAGCCACCATCTACACGCTGGAGGGCTGGGTATTTGGGCCCTTCATGTGCAAGGCTGTCCACTTCTTCATCTACCTCACCATGTATGCCAGCAGCTTCACCCTGGCCACCGTCTCCCTTGACAG GTATTTGGCCATACGATACCCCCTGCACTCAAGGGAGCTGAGGACGCCCAGGAATGCCCTCATGGCCATCTGCTTCATCTGGGggctttccttcatcttctcaGGCCCTTACCTCAGCTACTATAAGGAGTTCCAGTTGGCCAACCTGACTGTCTGCCATCCCATCTGGGAGATCTCCCAGCGCAAGGTCATGGACATCTGCACCTTCGTCTTCAGCTACATCATCCCAGTGCTGATCCTGAGCCTCACTTACATGCTGACTATTCGCTACCTGTGGAGGTCTGTGGACCCTCTCCAAGATATGTCAGAGTCCAAGAAGGCCAAGCGGAAGGTCACCAGGATGATCATCATTGTAGCCGTCCTGTTCTGCCTCTGTTGGCTGCCCCATCACCTGGTCATCCTCTGTGTCTGGTTTGGGTACTTCCCCCTCAATCACACTACATATGTGCTCCGCATCCTCTCGCATCTCCTCTCCTACGCCAACTCCTGTGTGAACCCCATCGTCTATGCCCTGGTCTCCAAACATTTCCGCCAGGGCTTCAAGAAGATCTTCATCTGCCTCTTGCACAAGAAGGCAGCCAACAAAGTGCACATGGTCCAAGTGACAAACACCGTCAGTGCACTGGAGGCGGAGCTCAGCGAGGTGACCCACACCAGcgcagccctgcccagctgctcctccGTGCACTGCAAGGTCACAGCCCAACCctggggggaggcagagctggtgggacATCAGCAGAAGGCAGATGGTGGCTCCATCACCTTCAACATCACCTAG